A stretch of the Vulpes vulpes isolate BD-2025 unplaced genomic scaffold, VulVul3 u000000678, whole genome shotgun sequence genome encodes the following:
- the STOML1 gene encoding stomatin-like protein 1 isoform X2 has product MLGRSGYRALPLGDFDRFQQSSFGFLGSQKGCLSPERGGAGPGADAPQSWPSYLCHGLISFLGLLLLLLTFPISGWFALKIVPTYERMIVFRLGRIRTPQGPGMVLLLPFIDSFQRVDLRTRAFNVPPCKLTSKDGAVLSVGADVQFRIWDPVLSVMTVKDLNTATRMTAQNAMTKALLKRPLREIQTEQLKISDQLLLEINDVTRAWGLEVDRVELAVEAVLQPPQDSPTGPSLDSTLQQLALHFLGGGLPSVAGGASPLGPDTLEMVSEAEPPAPHVGAGPSPKQPVAEGLLTALQPFLSEALVSQVGACYQFNVILPSGAQSVYFLDLTTGHGSIGHGVPDGIPDVVVEMAEADLRALLCRELRPLGAYMSGRLKVKGDLAVAMKLEAVLRALK; this is encoded by the exons ATGCTCGGCAGGTCGGGGTACCGGGCGCTACCCCTGGGGGACTTTGACCGTTTCCAGCAGTCGAGCTTCGGCTTCCTGGGCTCGCAGAAGGGCTGCCTGTCCCCGgagcggggcggcgcggggccgggggccg ATGCGCCCCAGAGCTGGCCTTCCTACCTCTGCCACGGCCTCATCAGCTTCCTGGggctcttgctgctgctgctcaccTTCCCCATTTCCGGCTGGTTCGCCTTGAAG ATTGTACCTACCTATGAGCGGATGATCGTGTTTCGACTGGGCCGGATCCGTACCCCTCAGGGGCCTGGCATGGTTCTGCTCTTGCCCTTCATTGACTCCTTTCAGCGGGTGGATTTAAGGACACGCGCTTTCAATGTCCCTCCCTGCAAG CTGACTTCTAAGGATGGGGCCGTGCTGTCCGTGGGGGCCGATGTCCAGTTCCGCATCTGGGACCCAGTACTGTCTGTGATGACCGTAAAGGACCTGAACACGGCCACGCGTATGACGGCCCAAAATGCCATGACCAAGGCACTGCTCAAGAGGCCTCTGCGGGAGATCCAGACCGAGCAGCTCAAGATCAGCGACCAGCTCCTG CTGGAAATCAATGACGTGACCAGAGcctgggggctggaggtggaCCGAGTGGAACTAGCAGTGGAGGCTGTGCTCCAGCCACCCCAGGACAGCCCAACGGGGCCCAGCTTGGACAGCACCCTCCAGCAACTGGCTCTCCACTTCTTGGGAGGAGGCCTGCCCTCAGTGGCTGGAGGCGCCTCACCCCTCGGGCCAG ACACCTTGGAGATGGTGAGTGAAGCTGAGCCGCCTGCCCCTCATGTTGGTGCTGGGCCCAGTCCGAAGCAGCCTGTGGCTGAGGGGCTGCTGACTGCCCTGCAGCCCTTCCTATCAGAGGCCCTGGTCAGCCAGGTCGGGGCCTGCTACCAGTTCAATGTCATCCTGCCCAGCGGTGCCCAGAGCGTCTACTTCCTCGACCTCACTACAG GGCACGGGAGCATAGGGCACGGGGTGCCCGACGGCATCCCTGATGTAGTGGTGGAGATGGCTGAGGCAGACCTGCGGGCCCTTCTGTGCAGGGAGCTGCGGCCCCTGGGGGCCTACATGAGTGGGCGCCTAAAGGTGAAGGGTGACCTGGCCGTGGCCATGAAGCTGGAGGCTGTCCTCAGGGCCCTGAAGTAG
- the STOML1 gene encoding stomatin-like protein 1 isoform X1, whose product MLGRSGYRALPLGDFDRFQQSSFGFLGSQKGCLSPERGGAGPGADAPQSWPSYLCHGLISFLGLLLLLLTFPISGWFALKIVPTYERMIVFRLGRIRTPQGPGMVLLLPFIDSFQRVDLRTRAFNVPPCKLTSKDGAVLSVGADVQFRIWDPVLSVMTVKDLNTATRMTAQNAMTKALLKRPLREIQTEQLKISDQLLLEINDVTRAWGLEVDRVELAVEAVLQPPQDSPTGPSLDSTLQQLALHFLGGGLPSVAGGASPLGPADTLEMVSEAEPPAPHVGAGPSPKQPVAEGLLTALQPFLSEALVSQVGACYQFNVILPSGAQSVYFLDLTTGHGSIGHGVPDGIPDVVVEMAEADLRALLCRELRPLGAYMSGRLKVKGDLAVAMKLEAVLRALK is encoded by the exons ATGCTCGGCAGGTCGGGGTACCGGGCGCTACCCCTGGGGGACTTTGACCGTTTCCAGCAGTCGAGCTTCGGCTTCCTGGGCTCGCAGAAGGGCTGCCTGTCCCCGgagcggggcggcgcggggccgggggccg ATGCGCCCCAGAGCTGGCCTTCCTACCTCTGCCACGGCCTCATCAGCTTCCTGGggctcttgctgctgctgctcaccTTCCCCATTTCCGGCTGGTTCGCCTTGAAG ATTGTACCTACCTATGAGCGGATGATCGTGTTTCGACTGGGCCGGATCCGTACCCCTCAGGGGCCTGGCATGGTTCTGCTCTTGCCCTTCATTGACTCCTTTCAGCGGGTGGATTTAAGGACACGCGCTTTCAATGTCCCTCCCTGCAAG CTGACTTCTAAGGATGGGGCCGTGCTGTCCGTGGGGGCCGATGTCCAGTTCCGCATCTGGGACCCAGTACTGTCTGTGATGACCGTAAAGGACCTGAACACGGCCACGCGTATGACGGCCCAAAATGCCATGACCAAGGCACTGCTCAAGAGGCCTCTGCGGGAGATCCAGACCGAGCAGCTCAAGATCAGCGACCAGCTCCTG CTGGAAATCAATGACGTGACCAGAGcctgggggctggaggtggaCCGAGTGGAACTAGCAGTGGAGGCTGTGCTCCAGCCACCCCAGGACAGCCCAACGGGGCCCAGCTTGGACAGCACCCTCCAGCAACTGGCTCTCCACTTCTTGGGAGGAGGCCTGCCCTCAGTGGCTGGAGGCGCCTCACCCCTCGGGCCAG CAGACACCTTGGAGATGGTGAGTGAAGCTGAGCCGCCTGCCCCTCATGTTGGTGCTGGGCCCAGTCCGAAGCAGCCTGTGGCTGAGGGGCTGCTGACTGCCCTGCAGCCCTTCCTATCAGAGGCCCTGGTCAGCCAGGTCGGGGCCTGCTACCAGTTCAATGTCATCCTGCCCAGCGGTGCCCAGAGCGTCTACTTCCTCGACCTCACTACAG GGCACGGGAGCATAGGGCACGGGGTGCCCGACGGCATCCCTGATGTAGTGGTGGAGATGGCTGAGGCAGACCTGCGGGCCCTTCTGTGCAGGGAGCTGCGGCCCCTGGGGGCCTACATGAGTGGGCGCCTAAAGGTGAAGGGTGACCTGGCCGTGGCCATGAAGCTGGAGGCTGTCCTCAGGGCCCTGAAGTAG
- the STOML1 gene encoding stomatin-like protein 1 isoform X3 encodes MIVFRLGRIRTPQGPGMVLLLPFIDSFQRVDLRTRAFNVPPCKLTSKDGAVLSVGADVQFRIWDPVLSVMTVKDLNTATRMTAQNAMTKALLKRPLREIQTEQLKISDQLLLEINDVTRAWGLEVDRVELAVEAVLQPPQDSPTGPSLDSTLQQLALHFLGGGLPSVAGGASPLGPADTLEMVSEAEPPAPHVGAGPSPKQPVAEGLLTALQPFLSEALVSQVGACYQFNVILPSGAQSVYFLDLTTGHGSIGHGVPDGIPDVVVEMAEADLRALLCRELRPLGAYMSGRLKVKGDLAVAMKLEAVLRALK; translated from the exons ATGATCGTGTTTCGACTGGGCCGGATCCGTACCCCTCAGGGGCCTGGCATGGTTCTGCTCTTGCCCTTCATTGACTCCTTTCAGCGGGTGGATTTAAGGACACGCGCTTTCAATGTCCCTCCCTGCAAG CTGACTTCTAAGGATGGGGCCGTGCTGTCCGTGGGGGCCGATGTCCAGTTCCGCATCTGGGACCCAGTACTGTCTGTGATGACCGTAAAGGACCTGAACACGGCCACGCGTATGACGGCCCAAAATGCCATGACCAAGGCACTGCTCAAGAGGCCTCTGCGGGAGATCCAGACCGAGCAGCTCAAGATCAGCGACCAGCTCCTG CTGGAAATCAATGACGTGACCAGAGcctgggggctggaggtggaCCGAGTGGAACTAGCAGTGGAGGCTGTGCTCCAGCCACCCCAGGACAGCCCAACGGGGCCCAGCTTGGACAGCACCCTCCAGCAACTGGCTCTCCACTTCTTGGGAGGAGGCCTGCCCTCAGTGGCTGGAGGCGCCTCACCCCTCGGGCCAG CAGACACCTTGGAGATGGTGAGTGAAGCTGAGCCGCCTGCCCCTCATGTTGGTGCTGGGCCCAGTCCGAAGCAGCCTGTGGCTGAGGGGCTGCTGACTGCCCTGCAGCCCTTCCTATCAGAGGCCCTGGTCAGCCAGGTCGGGGCCTGCTACCAGTTCAATGTCATCCTGCCCAGCGGTGCCCAGAGCGTCTACTTCCTCGACCTCACTACAG GGCACGGGAGCATAGGGCACGGGGTGCCCGACGGCATCCCTGATGTAGTGGTGGAGATGGCTGAGGCAGACCTGCGGGCCCTTCTGTGCAGGGAGCTGCGGCCCCTGGGGGCCTACATGAGTGGGCGCCTAAAGGTGAAGGGTGACCTGGCCGTGGCCATGAAGCTGGAGGCTGTCCTCAGGGCCCTGAAGTAG
- the STOML1 gene encoding stomatin-like protein 1 isoform X4 — MIVFRLGRIRTPQGPGMVLLLPFIDSFQRVDLRTRAFNVPPCKLTSKDGAVLSVGADVQFRIWDPVLSVMTVKDLNTATRMTAQNAMTKALLKRPLREIQTEQLKISDQLLLEINDVTRAWGLEVDRVELAVEAVLQPPQDSPTGPSLDSTLQQLALHFLGGGLPSVAGGASPLGPDTLEMVSEAEPPAPHVGAGPSPKQPVAEGLLTALQPFLSEALVSQVGACYQFNVILPSGAQSVYFLDLTTGHGSIGHGVPDGIPDVVVEMAEADLRALLCRELRPLGAYMSGRLKVKGDLAVAMKLEAVLRALK, encoded by the exons ATGATCGTGTTTCGACTGGGCCGGATCCGTACCCCTCAGGGGCCTGGCATGGTTCTGCTCTTGCCCTTCATTGACTCCTTTCAGCGGGTGGATTTAAGGACACGCGCTTTCAATGTCCCTCCCTGCAAG CTGACTTCTAAGGATGGGGCCGTGCTGTCCGTGGGGGCCGATGTCCAGTTCCGCATCTGGGACCCAGTACTGTCTGTGATGACCGTAAAGGACCTGAACACGGCCACGCGTATGACGGCCCAAAATGCCATGACCAAGGCACTGCTCAAGAGGCCTCTGCGGGAGATCCAGACCGAGCAGCTCAAGATCAGCGACCAGCTCCTG CTGGAAATCAATGACGTGACCAGAGcctgggggctggaggtggaCCGAGTGGAACTAGCAGTGGAGGCTGTGCTCCAGCCACCCCAGGACAGCCCAACGGGGCCCAGCTTGGACAGCACCCTCCAGCAACTGGCTCTCCACTTCTTGGGAGGAGGCCTGCCCTCAGTGGCTGGAGGCGCCTCACCCCTCGGGCCAG ACACCTTGGAGATGGTGAGTGAAGCTGAGCCGCCTGCCCCTCATGTTGGTGCTGGGCCCAGTCCGAAGCAGCCTGTGGCTGAGGGGCTGCTGACTGCCCTGCAGCCCTTCCTATCAGAGGCCCTGGTCAGCCAGGTCGGGGCCTGCTACCAGTTCAATGTCATCCTGCCCAGCGGTGCCCAGAGCGTCTACTTCCTCGACCTCACTACAG GGCACGGGAGCATAGGGCACGGGGTGCCCGACGGCATCCCTGATGTAGTGGTGGAGATGGCTGAGGCAGACCTGCGGGCCCTTCTGTGCAGGGAGCTGCGGCCCCTGGGGGCCTACATGAGTGGGCGCCTAAAGGTGAAGGGTGACCTGGCCGTGGCCATGAAGCTGGAGGCTGTCCTCAGGGCCCTGAAGTAG